A region from the Salidesulfovibrio onnuriiensis genome encodes:
- a CDS encoding PEP/pyruvate-binding domain-containing protein, with protein MQPILKTVFNFIRGTSGGDREAPDQFLRKSENFRLLLAANSRALEVMAEMTEAARSDRPFGMSHVRAQCLTVASGVRQMIERLCLMRPGRYEELKTVFNRILQEMERELASGAERGVGPLIMPMEAIRAGDVPLVGAKMAHLGEVAALLGLEVPAGFSITAHAYRLFMESTGLEDEINRLIQIGGNGGLRELHRLEAEIRHAIDMTALPLELAQAMRSACEFLDERDGGPRLAVRSSALGEDSDENSFAGQFLSLLGVRPEEIEDAFRSVVASLFSATAMTYRLNRGLREDAMVMCVGCMEMVDASAGGVIYTRPPLGEDDGSLVISAVQGLPCGIVDGSSRSDSWKLRRDDLHILEAEIVSKQCRYVAAQDGRIVREGLKPGCESEPSIPEEVVHELGRIARRIEAHFNTPQDIEWARDPDGRLLILQCRPLSVCAQAHSGRDPDSPVKTSATPLLSGCMSASPGATAGQVVRVETAEDMLCFPEGAVLLARNARPQLSALLPKAAALVAEFGSTVGHLANVAREYGIPALIGAPGAVETLSGVGVVTVNAGTGGVYLGRHQDQIDDADERRDTPRVSDVQRALRRVLPKIIPLSLTDPEAPEFRPGGCASLHDITRYCHEMAVNEMFLQDARPTSRAKRLHGDLPLQYWLVDIGGGTAESCDEGRVGVDEIRSNAMLALWTGMTAVPWEGPPPVDAGGFMSVVFQATQNPALAPGAANSMGERNYFMVGGNYCNLQSRFGFHFCTVEGFAGDDPTENHALFQFKGGGADQGRRAARSRLIADLLEQYGFLVETRGDALFARIEGIGAEAVEQALAVAGHLVVHTRQIDMVMADAQALARYRESLGKGIRTALKRLEETSPQWRNRT; from the coding sequence ATGCAGCCCATCCTCAAGACGGTCTTCAATTTCATCAGGGGAACCTCCGGGGGCGATCGGGAAGCCCCGGACCAGTTCCTGCGGAAATCGGAAAACTTCCGGCTCCTGCTCGCCGCAAACAGCAGGGCCCTGGAGGTCATGGCCGAAATGACCGAGGCTGCACGCTCCGACCGCCCCTTCGGCATGAGTCATGTCAGGGCGCAATGCCTCACCGTCGCCTCCGGCGTCCGCCAGATGATCGAACGCCTGTGCCTCATGCGTCCGGGGAGATACGAAGAACTCAAGACCGTCTTCAACCGGATCCTGCAGGAAATGGAGCGGGAGCTCGCGAGCGGGGCCGAACGCGGCGTCGGCCCGCTGATCATGCCCATGGAGGCCATCCGGGCCGGGGACGTCCCCCTGGTCGGCGCGAAAATGGCCCACCTCGGGGAGGTCGCAGCGCTGCTGGGCCTGGAGGTGCCCGCCGGTTTTTCCATCACCGCGCACGCCTACCGCCTGTTCATGGAAAGCACCGGTCTCGAGGATGAGATCAACCGCCTGATCCAGATCGGCGGCAACGGCGGCCTGCGGGAGCTCCACCGGCTCGAAGCCGAAATCCGCCACGCCATCGACATGACCGCCCTGCCCCTGGAACTTGCCCAAGCCATGCGCTCCGCCTGCGAATTCCTGGATGAACGGGACGGCGGCCCGCGCCTGGCCGTCCGGAGCAGCGCCCTGGGCGAGGATTCGGACGAAAACAGCTTTGCCGGCCAGTTCCTTTCCCTGCTGGGCGTCCGCCCCGAGGAAATCGAGGACGCTTTCCGCAGCGTCGTGGCCAGCCTGTTCTCGGCCACGGCCATGACCTACAGGCTCAACCGGGGCCTGCGCGAGGACGCCATGGTCATGTGCGTGGGCTGCATGGAGATGGTGGACGCCTCGGCCGGGGGCGTGATCTACACTCGCCCGCCCCTGGGCGAAGACGACGGATCCCTGGTGATCAGCGCGGTCCAGGGCCTTCCCTGCGGCATCGTGGACGGCAGTTCCCGGTCCGACTCCTGGAAGCTGCGCCGCGACGATCTCCACATTCTCGAAGCCGAGATCGTTTCCAAGCAGTGCCGCTACGTGGCTGCCCAGGACGGGCGCATCGTCCGCGAAGGCCTGAAGCCCGGCTGCGAAAGCGAGCCCTCGATCCCGGAAGAGGTGGTTCACGAGCTGGGCCGCATTGCCCGGCGCATTGAGGCGCATTTCAACACCCCGCAGGACATCGAATGGGCCCGGGACCCGGACGGGAGACTCCTCATCCTCCAGTGCCGCCCCCTGTCGGTCTGCGCGCAGGCGCATTCCGGGAGGGACCCGGACAGCCCCGTAAAGACGTCGGCCACGCCCCTGCTTTCCGGCTGCATGTCGGCAAGCCCCGGAGCCACGGCGGGACAGGTGGTCCGGGTGGAAACGGCCGAGGACATGCTCTGCTTCCCGGAAGGCGCGGTGCTTCTGGCGCGCAACGCCAGGCCGCAGCTTTCCGCCCTGCTGCCCAAGGCCGCCGCCCTGGTGGCCGAATTCGGCAGCACCGTGGGGCACCTCGCCAATGTGGCCCGCGAATACGGCATACCCGCCCTGATCGGCGCTCCGGGAGCGGTCGAGACCCTTTCCGGCGTGGGCGTGGTCACGGTCAATGCCGGGACCGGCGGCGTCTATCTCGGCCGCCACCAGGACCAGATCGACGACGCGGACGAGCGACGCGACACGCCGCGGGTCAGCGATGTGCAGCGAGCCCTGCGCCGCGTCCTGCCAAAGATCATCCCGCTCTCCCTCACGGACCCGGAAGCCCCGGAATTCCGGCCCGGCGGCTGCGCCTCCCTCCACGACATCACGCGCTACTGCCACGAAATGGCCGTGAACGAAATGTTCCTGCAGGACGCGCGGCCCACGTCCCGGGCCAAGAGGCTGCACGGGGATCTGCCCCTGCAGTACTGGCTGGTGGACATCGGCGGCGGCACCGCCGAATCCTGCGACGAGGGACGGGTGGGCGTCGACGAGATCCGCTCCAACGCCATGCTGGCCCTGTGGACCGGCATGACCGCCGTGCCCTGGGAAGGCCCTCCCCCCGTGGACGCGGGAGGATTCATGTCCGTGGTCTTCCAGGCCACGCAGAATCCGGCCCTGGCACCGGGAGCCGCCAACAGCATGGGGGAACGGAATTATTTCATGGTGGGCGGCAACTACTGCAATCTCCAGTCCCGGTTCGGCTTCCATTTCTGCACGGTGGAGGGTTTTGCCGGGGACGACCCCACGGAGAACCACGCCCTGTTCCAGTTCAAGGGCGGCGGGGCCGACCAGGGACGGCGCGCGGCCCGGTCCCGGCTGATCGCGGACCTGCTCGAACAGTACGGATTCCTTGTGGAGACGCGGGGCGACGCCCTGTTCGCCCGCATCGAAGGCATCGGCGCGGAGGCCGTGGAACAGGCCCTGGCCGTGGCGGGACACCTGGTGGTGCACACCCGGCAGATCGACATGGTCATGGCCGATGCACAGGCGCTCGCGCGCTACAGAGAATCCCTGGGCAAGGGCATCCGCACCGCCCTGAAACGCCTGGAGGAAACGTCCCCGCAATGGAGGAACCGGACATGA
- a CDS encoding SLC13 family permease, which produces MVQEKKKATGYDKYVNWKLLIIPVVLFVTILILPTPQGMKKVGMQYSVGPKVVTNYISQQVFGTSSSDGAQWQILAARMMEQNMRMGALTKARFLKRDEKWAKKYKIPLDSANFKKAHEYVKANLSDEDYLKIMNGAFDLRQKRLAYEDLSDKDKKNADTGAWKIKVAIAMVVFVVFCFMTECMPLPGVAFSIGLILVFTGVVTRSEVAGLYWDDACWFIMGSLMFAAAFVKTGVDKRMCLLMFKKLAVPNVRWITLIFFIVISPLAAFISDHALAAMFLPIGMLLYQNSLTDEVPEDKELAKMLMITIAMACNIGGPGAPSGGARNVIMMTYLTDMFGMDIGYAQWILYCMPFVIFMIPLTWIATNMFFKPRIRSLAPAMKHLESEIGKMGAWNRHQIWAMVIFAIMVFGWFTEKEFYNLGIYPIRLGIGVIAVGGAVAYLLAGVVNWRDYQEKVDWGVVWLYAGAIIFGRTLDKTGAAYWLAQSVIDMLAPLGMSEGIPLMLTSNGLTAVLTNLMADGPAAAAVGPITLNMASIVHPGTTFLPFMAMATAVASSFAYCLIIGTPPNAIVYASGYLEPKDYLRVGIPMWFVANIMIVILTAVYWTGIGFNNLPGF; this is translated from the coding sequence ATGGTTCAGGAAAAGAAAAAGGCGACCGGCTATGACAAGTATGTCAACTGGAAGCTTCTCATCATACCGGTAGTGCTGTTCGTGACGATTCTCATCCTTCCCACCCCGCAGGGAATGAAAAAGGTCGGCATGCAGTATTCGGTGGGCCCGAAGGTCGTGACCAACTATATTTCCCAGCAGGTGTTCGGCACCTCCAGTTCGGACGGCGCACAGTGGCAGATACTGGCCGCCCGCATGATGGAGCAGAACATGCGCATGGGCGCGTTGACCAAGGCGCGCTTCCTCAAGCGCGACGAAAAGTGGGCCAAGAAGTACAAGATTCCCTTGGATTCCGCCAACTTCAAGAAGGCCCATGAATACGTCAAGGCCAACCTGTCCGACGAGGACTATCTCAAGATCATGAACGGCGCCTTCGACCTGCGGCAGAAGAGGCTCGCCTACGAGGATCTTTCGGACAAGGACAAGAAGAATGCGGATACGGGCGCGTGGAAGATCAAGGTCGCCATCGCCATGGTCGTGTTCGTGGTCTTCTGTTTCATGACCGAATGCATGCCCCTGCCGGGCGTGGCCTTCAGCATCGGCCTCATCCTGGTCTTCACCGGGGTGGTCACCCGAAGCGAGGTCGCGGGGCTGTACTGGGACGACGCGTGCTGGTTCATTATGGGTTCGCTCATGTTCGCGGCGGCCTTCGTCAAGACGGGCGTGGACAAGCGCATGTGCCTGCTCATGTTCAAGAAGCTCGCGGTTCCCAACGTCCGCTGGATCACGCTCATCTTCTTCATCGTCATCAGCCCGCTGGCCGCGTTCATCTCCGACCACGCGCTGGCCGCCATGTTCCTGCCCATCGGCATGCTGCTCTACCAGAACAGCCTGACCGACGAAGTGCCCGAGGACAAGGAACTGGCCAAGATGCTCATGATCACCATCGCCATGGCCTGCAACATCGGCGGCCCGGGCGCACCCTCGGGCGGCGCGCGCAACGTCATCATGATGACCTACCTGACCGACATGTTCGGCATGGACATCGGCTACGCCCAGTGGATTCTCTACTGCATGCCCTTCGTCATCTTCATGATCCCCCTCACCTGGATCGCCACCAACATGTTCTTCAAGCCCCGCATCCGCTCCCTGGCCCCGGCCATGAAGCACCTGGAAAGCGAGATCGGCAAGATGGGGGCCTGGAACAGGCACCAGATCTGGGCCATGGTCATCTTCGCCATCATGGTCTTCGGCTGGTTCACGGAAAAGGAATTCTACAATCTCGGCATCTATCCCATCCGGCTCGGCATCGGCGTCATTGCGGTGGGCGGCGCGGTCGCCTATCTCCTGGCCGGTGTCGTCAACTGGCGCGACTACCAGGAAAAGGTGGACTGGGGCGTGGTCTGGCTCTACGCGGGCGCGATCATCTTCGGCCGCACCCTGGACAAGACCGGCGCGGCCTACTGGCTGGCCCAGTCCGTCATCGACATGCTGGCCCCGCTGGGCATGAGCGAAGGCATCCCGCTGATGCTTACGTCCAACGGCCTGACCGCCGTGCTGACCAACCTGATGGCCGACGGCCCGGCCGCTGCGGCAGTGGGTCCCATCACCCTGAACATGGCCAGCATCGTGCACCCGGGCACCACGTTCCTGCCCTTCATGGCCATGGCCACCGCAGTGGCGTCGTCCTTCGCCTACTGCCTGATCATCGGAACGCCACCCAACGCCATCGTCTACGCCTCCGGATACCTGGAGCCCAAGGACTACCTGCGCGTGGGCATTCCCATGTGGTTCGTCGCCAACATCATGATCGTCATCCTGACCGCGGTCTACTGGACCGGCATAGGCTTCAACAACCTACCGGGCTTCTGA
- a CDS encoding sensor histidine kinase gives MSANTYSRLRRKLLLMTLGLSIIPLFGLGAVILSQFSQSYEEKLASNLSLIVGNKRDSIDMFLRERVMQLQMLADTQTFPEITQQSRLNALYETIQRSSHYYIDLGVIGQNGRHEAYCGPFDLRDVNYRDESWFNQVMLKGLYISDVFMGFRNFPHFIIAVKRREAGRTWILRATIDSDVFTSLVRNVRTGKLGDAYLVNRNGELQTPSRFGDRVLSRTSLPDTGDGAGVGIFPWNRGGTELMAGITPLTLTDWRLVVLENPDEELSPLLRTQSLIYALFAACALLIFAGASLTVASVIARLKAADRERAAMDAAMLQSSKMASLGKLAAGVAHEINNPLSIIRESAGWIRDMINDGELDGVAAADHLQEAVGDIERHVERARTVTHRMLGFARRMEPLQENVDLNLLAKQTISFLQNETHHRNIHVECDLEQELPLISTDANQIQQVILNLLENAIDAIGANGCISLSTWAQDNSVLLEIHDSGGGIAPEHLDKVFDPFFTTKSAGKGTGLGLSIVYSTLKKLGGDIGVESDPGYGTTFTFTLPADPPAYKEETCPE, from the coding sequence ATGAGCGCCAACACCTATTCCAGGCTGCGGCGAAAGCTGCTCCTCATGACCCTGGGGCTGTCCATCATCCCGCTGTTCGGGCTGGGGGCGGTCATCCTTTCCCAGTTCAGCCAATCGTACGAGGAAAAGCTGGCCAGCAACCTTTCCCTGATCGTCGGCAACAAGCGCGACTCCATCGACATGTTCCTGCGCGAACGCGTCATGCAGCTGCAAATGCTGGCCGACACCCAGACCTTCCCGGAAATCACGCAGCAGTCCCGGCTGAACGCCCTGTACGAAACCATCCAGCGCTCCTCGCACTATTACATCGACCTCGGCGTGATCGGCCAGAACGGGCGGCACGAGGCCTACTGCGGGCCGTTCGACCTGCGCGACGTCAACTACAGGGACGAGTCCTGGTTCAACCAGGTCATGCTCAAGGGCCTGTACATCAGCGACGTGTTCATGGGCTTCCGCAACTTCCCCCACTTCATCATCGCCGTCAAAAGACGGGAAGCGGGCCGGACATGGATCCTGCGGGCCACCATCGACTCGGACGTGTTCACCTCGCTGGTCCGCAACGTCCGCACCGGCAAGCTGGGCGACGCCTACCTGGTCAACCGCAACGGCGAGCTGCAGACCCCCTCGCGCTTCGGGGACAGGGTGCTTTCCCGCACCAGCCTGCCCGACACCGGGGACGGGGCCGGGGTGGGCATCTTCCCCTGGAACCGGGGCGGCACCGAGCTCATGGCCGGAATCACGCCCCTGACCCTGACCGACTGGCGGCTGGTGGTCCTGGAAAACCCGGACGAGGAGCTTTCCCCCCTGTTGCGGACCCAGTCGCTCATCTATGCGCTGTTCGCGGCCTGCGCCCTGCTCATCTTCGCCGGGGCCTCTCTCACGGTCGCCTCGGTCATCGCGCGGCTCAAGGCCGCCGACAGGGAACGGGCCGCCATGGACGCGGCCATGCTCCAGTCGAGCAAGATGGCGTCGCTGGGCAAGCTCGCCGCCGGTGTGGCGCACGAAATCAACAACCCCCTGTCCATCATCCGGGAAAGCGCCGGCTGGATCCGGGACATGATCAACGACGGGGAGCTGGACGGGGTGGCCGCCGCAGACCATCTGCAGGAAGCGGTGGGCGACATCGAACGCCACGTGGAGCGGGCCCGCACGGTGACGCACCGCATGCTCGGGTTTGCGCGGCGCATGGAACCGCTCCAGGAAAACGTGGACCTCAACCTGCTGGCCAAACAGACCATCTCCTTTCTCCAGAACGAAACGCACCACCGCAACATCCATGTGGAGTGCGACCTGGAGCAGGAGCTCCCGCTCATCTCCACGGACGCCAACCAGATTCAGCAGGTCATCCTCAACCTGCTGGAAAACGCCATCGACGCCATCGGCGCGAACGGCTGCATCTCGCTTTCCACATGGGCGCAGGACAACAGCGTGCTCCTGGAAATACACGACAGCGGCGGCGGCATCGCCCCGGAGCACCTCGACAAGGTCTTCGACCCCTTCTTCACCACCAAGTCCGCAGGCAAGGGCACCGGCCTGGGCCTTTCCATCGTCTACAGCACGCTCAAGAAACTGGGCGGCGACATCGGCGTGGAAAGCGACCCCGGGTACGGAACCACCTTCACCTTCACGCTGCCCGCCGATCCCCCGGCCTACAAGGAGGAAACATGTCCAGAGTAA
- a CDS encoding response regulator, translating into MDTKILIVDDEDRFRRSVTRLLNESGCMADAAPNGPEALDKLVAREFDVVLLDINMPGMSGEATFEAIKERGFDVETIFLTGQASMNDAIRLLQQGAFDYLLKPADIGEIAKVVRRAMQKKLIRHGKVELAQILKDTALD; encoded by the coding sequence ATGGATACGAAAATTCTCATTGTCGACGACGAGGACCGCTTCCGGCGCTCCGTGACCCGTCTGCTCAACGAAAGCGGCTGCATGGCGGACGCGGCACCCAACGGCCCGGAGGCCCTGGACAAGCTGGTGGCGCGCGAATTCGACGTGGTCCTGCTGGACATAAACATGCCGGGGATGTCCGGGGAGGCGACCTTCGAGGCCATCAAGGAACGCGGTTTCGACGTGGAAACCATCTTCCTGACCGGGCAGGCGTCCATGAACGACGCCATCAGGCTTCTGCAGCAGGGGGCCTTCGACTACCTCCTGAAACCGGCCGACATCGGCGAGATCGCCAAGGTCGTCCGCCGGGCCATGCAAAAAAAACTGATCCGGCACGGCAAGGTCGAGCTGGCCCAGATACTGAAGGATACGGCATTGGACTGA
- a CDS encoding methyl-accepting chemotaxis protein has protein sequence MSVKNKLVLVLLVCMACFLAVFAVNKTGRNISQHYTELMTLARNAYDELLQARRQEKNFQLRKQEQYVRMVADHVDAAHGIFQRMLQADAAMKEQCASALVLLEDYRRSFGELASAEIDIGLTDTEGWRNRFILAARELEAIFQQVEDREITIMLLQIRRHEKNFILRKEQKYIQKMDALIAQMKSSVNASALFGPREKGAFQEKLEAYSAAFAGYRNSLKLAEEASGNLVESTKALEPVILGIRDYYLQKDAQVSRYADLAVLGVELAACVLVLLCILWSLFSVTRPLKALQRYSKKVAEGDLEILPEGRFSHEFGNLCADLTRMVAMLREQLEAVRIKEEEAQAQARAAHQAMLETQEQERQVRLLWERMDEAGRAVEEIADRVGAATEQVAAMLEQVRQGALNQHEQVTQTAIAMKQMTVVIGEVTQNASQATGSAMEARDRAVEGAGLVKDAVTSIEEVDGLTERIGNGLEKLGVQVESIGQVMDVINEIADQTNLLALNAAIEAARAGDAGRGFAVVADEVRKLAEKTMTATQQVEEHIVSIQESSARNIQRFREVVKTVEHSAVQSRSSGEVQDSIIRLVEQNVLNVESIASAAEEQSAASDQILVSTEEVREIAESFTDGISHAHEAVVSLVALSEELRRGMKDMLSSGDAPDDGRAALSELASSGRFSIQ, from the coding sequence ATGTCGGTCAAAAACAAGCTCGTTCTTGTTCTGCTGGTTTGCATGGCATGCTTCCTGGCGGTTTTTGCGGTGAACAAGACGGGCAGAAACATTTCCCAGCACTATACCGAGCTCATGACACTTGCCCGCAACGCCTACGACGAGTTGCTGCAGGCGCGACGGCAGGAAAAGAACTTCCAGCTTCGGAAACAGGAACAGTACGTTCGGATGGTAGCCGACCACGTGGACGCGGCGCACGGGATTTTCCAGCGCATGCTCCAAGCGGACGCGGCCATGAAGGAGCAGTGCGCCAGCGCCCTTGTCCTGCTTGAGGACTACCGCAGGAGCTTCGGGGAGCTTGCCTCGGCGGAAATCGATATCGGGCTGACGGACACGGAAGGCTGGCGCAACCGGTTCATCCTGGCGGCCCGGGAGCTCGAGGCCATCTTCCAGCAGGTGGAGGACCGGGAGATCACCATAATGCTCCTGCAGATCCGCCGTCATGAAAAGAATTTCATCCTGCGAAAGGAACAGAAATACATTCAGAAGATGGATGCGCTGATCGCGCAGATGAAATCCTCGGTCAACGCCTCGGCCTTGTTCGGCCCCCGGGAAAAGGGAGCCTTTCAGGAAAAGCTGGAAGCCTACTCGGCCGCGTTTGCGGGGTACCGGAACAGCCTGAAACTGGCCGAAGAGGCCTCCGGCAATCTGGTCGAGTCCACCAAGGCGCTGGAGCCGGTGATCCTGGGCATTCGGGATTACTATCTGCAGAAGGACGCCCAGGTGAGCCGATACGCGGATCTCGCGGTTCTCGGCGTGGAACTGGCCGCCTGCGTGCTGGTGCTGTTGTGCATCCTCTGGAGCCTTTTCTCGGTGACCCGGCCGCTCAAGGCCTTGCAGCGGTATTCCAAAAAGGTTGCCGAAGGCGATCTGGAGATCCTTCCGGAGGGCAGATTCTCCCATGAATTCGGTAATCTCTGCGCTGACCTGACCCGAATGGTCGCCATGCTCCGCGAGCAGTTGGAAGCGGTTCGGATCAAGGAGGAAGAGGCGCAGGCCCAGGCCCGCGCGGCACACCAGGCCATGTTGGAAACCCAGGAGCAGGAGCGCCAGGTGCGTCTGCTGTGGGAGCGCATGGACGAGGCCGGCCGCGCGGTCGAAGAGATCGCGGACCGCGTGGGCGCAGCCACGGAACAGGTGGCGGCCATGCTGGAGCAGGTGCGCCAGGGCGCCCTGAATCAGCACGAACAGGTCACGCAGACCGCCATTGCCATGAAGCAGATGACCGTGGTCATCGGCGAGGTGACCCAGAACGCCTCGCAGGCGACGGGAAGCGCCATGGAGGCCCGCGACAGGGCCGTGGAGGGAGCAGGACTGGTCAAGGACGCCGTGACCTCCATCGAAGAGGTGGACGGGCTGACCGAAAGGATCGGCAACGGGCTCGAAAAGCTCGGCGTGCAGGTGGAATCCATCGGCCAGGTCATGGATGTCATCAACGAGATTGCGGACCAGACCAACCTGCTGGCGCTCAACGCCGCAATCGAGGCGGCGCGCGCCGGTGACGCGGGTCGCGGTTTCGCCGTGGTGGCGGACGAGGTCCGCAAGCTGGCGGAAAAGACCATGACCGCGACGCAGCAGGTGGAGGAGCACATCGTCTCCATTCAGGAATCCTCCGCCCGCAACATTCAGCGCTTCCGCGAGGTGGTCAAGACCGTGGAGCACAGCGCCGTCCAGTCCCGCTCGTCGGGCGAGGTGCAGGACAGCATCATACGGCTGGTGGAGCAGAACGTCCTGAACGTGGAGAGCATTGCCTCGGCAGCGGAAGAGCAGAGCGCGGCCTCCGACCAGATCCTCGTGTCCACGGAAGAGGTTCGCGAGATAGCGGAGTCCTTTACCGACGGCATTTCCCATGCCCACGAGGCCGTGGTTTCCCTGGTGGCGCTTTCCGAAGAGCTGCGCAGGGGCATGAAGGACATGCTCTCAAGCGGCGATGCACCGGATGATGGTCGGGCGGCCTTGTCCGAATTGGCGTCGTCCGGAAGGTTTTCCATACAGTAG
- a CDS encoding sigma-54-dependent transcriptional regulator, translated as MSRVRILVVDDEPDFLKLIRRRLSKRNVDVFTSGDGRSALAFLEENEVDVVILDVRMPGMNGLEALKEMRKRFPDVEVIMLTGHGSMQSGIEGISHGAYDYILKPFSIDDLLQRIRSACEHARLKRQTEEG; from the coding sequence ATGTCCAGAGTAAGAATTCTCGTGGTCGACGATGAACCGGATTTCCTGAAACTGATCCGGCGCAGGCTCTCCAAACGAAACGTCGACGTCTTCACTTCCGGCGACGGCCGGAGCGCCCTGGCGTTCCTGGAGGAAAACGAGGTGGACGTGGTCATTCTCGACGTCCGCATGCCCGGCATGAACGGGCTGGAGGCGCTCAAGGAAATGCGCAAGCGGTTTCCGGACGTGGAGGTCATCATGCTTACCGGCCACGGCTCCATGCAGTCGGGCATCGAGGGCATCAGCCACGGGGCGTACGACTACATCCTCAAGCCCTTTTCCATCGACGATCTCCTGCAGCGGATCCGCTCCGCCTGCGAGCACGCGCGCCTGAAGCGACAGACGGAGGAAGGATGA
- a CDS encoding Yip1 family protein: METTSVSGTGMNIREYFETLFEILRSPARHFERTAQQNGPRRALFFLMVSSIFYCSVSMTYFFENSLVMGGIMLVNSLVMPALGAAITSMLLGMTWREKTSYGTIFNIYAYASGAVMVVSWIPGLAMVMEPVRAVLVGIGLVKAAGVGKLRAALLVACTAVVLLLLFWTAAPLVVGLHEFLH; encoded by the coding sequence ATGGAGACGACAAGCGTATCCGGAACCGGAATGAATATCAGGGAATACTTCGAAACCCTGTTCGAAATCCTGCGTTCCCCGGCCAGACACTTTGAAAGGACCGCGCAGCAGAACGGCCCGAGACGGGCCCTGTTCTTTCTCATGGTTTCCTCCATCTTCTACTGCTCGGTGAGCATGACCTACTTCTTCGAGAACTCCCTGGTCATGGGCGGGATCATGCTCGTCAACAGCCTGGTGATGCCCGCCCTGGGAGCGGCCATCACCTCCATGCTCCTGGGCATGACCTGGCGGGAAAAGACAAGCTACGGGACCATCTTCAACATCTACGCCTACGCCAGCGGTGCGGTCATGGTGGTTTCCTGGATCCCCGGCCTGGCCATGGTCATGGAACCGGTACGGGCCGTGCTCGTGGGGATCGGTCTGGTCAAGGCGGCGGGAGTGGGCAAGCTCAGGGCCGCCCTGCTCGTCGCCTGCACCGCGGTGGTCCTGCTGCTGCTTTTCTGGACCGCGGCGCCGCTGGTGGTGGGGCTGCATGAATTTCTACACTAA
- a CDS encoding sensor histidine kinase, which produces MSLVFARRASRLGIFFCPLSCLASGLLVLKWPGPGMALAAALAAALWIAFRRVGKKLARACSSASDNDEQLFQSQKLMALGEISTGIAHEINNPLNIIMQESELMRMNIQELPADENLEDIQSSINVVCRQVERCSDITHKLLDFARNRKPVSQDADINRLVEDMLALVEREIGSKDILVVRSLQSGLPTLKTDPPLVRQVLLNLIINAVQALGEEGVILVSTFRADGMVCTEIRDTGPGIAPELQERIFNPFYTTKPPGQGTGLGLSVSLRIINQLGGDILVRSAPGKGAAFTVRLPQ; this is translated from the coding sequence ATGAGCCTGGTCTTCGCCCGCCGCGCATCGCGGCTGGGAATATTCTTCTGTCCCCTGTCATGCCTGGCCTCCGGGCTGCTGGTCCTCAAGTGGCCCGGACCAGGCATGGCTCTGGCGGCCGCACTGGCCGCCGCCCTGTGGATCGCCTTCCGCCGGGTGGGGAAAAAACTCGCACGGGCCTGTTCCTCGGCCTCGGACAACGACGAGCAGCTCTTCCAGTCCCAGAAGCTGATGGCCCTGGGGGAGATCTCCACGGGAATCGCCCACGAGATCAACAACCCCCTGAACATCATCATGCAGGAATCGGAACTCATGCGCATGAACATCCAGGAGCTGCCCGCCGACGAGAACCTGGAGGACATCCAGTCAAGCATCAACGTCGTCTGCAGGCAGGTGGAGCGGTGCTCGGACATAACCCACAAGCTGCTCGACTTCGCCCGCAACCGGAAGCCCGTTTCCCAGGACGCGGACATCAACCGGCTGGTGGAGGACATGCTCGCCCTGGTGGAGCGCGAGATCGGCTCCAAGGACATCCTCGTGGTGCGCAGCCTCCAGAGCGGCCTGCCCACGCTCAAGACAGACCCCCCACTGGTGCGGCAGGTGCTGCTCAACCTGATCATCAACGCGGTCCAGGCCCTCGGGGAGGAAGGCGTGATCCTGGTGAGCACCTTCCGGGCCGACGGCATGGTCTGCACCGAAATCCGCGATACGGGCCCGGGCATCGCCCCGGAACTGCAGGAACGGATCTTCAATCCCTTCTACACGACCAAGCCGCCGGGCCAGGGTACCGGGCTCGGGCTTTCCGTCAGCCTGCGAATCATCAATCAACTGGGTGGCGACATCCTGGTGCGGTCCGCTCCCGGCAAGGGGGCCGCATTCACGGTCCGTCTTCCCCAATGA
- a CDS encoding response regulator, which yields MKRIRLLLVDDEQDFLTTYTRRFVRRNVDIRTASGGAEAIEQVRTTEFDVVVLDFLMPGMNGLETLRGIKAIAPKLPVIILTGHADSEALCTGMESGAFDYLLKPVGTDELYFKILDAVGMRRRTRD from the coding sequence ATGAAACGGATCCGACTGCTGCTGGTGGATGACGAACAGGACTTCCTGACCACGTATACGCGGCGCTTTGTCCGCCGCAACGTGGACATCCGCACGGCATCCGGCGGCGCGGAAGCCATAGAACAGGTCAGGACAACGGAATTCGACGTGGTGGTTCTCGACTTCCTGATGCCGGGAATGAACGGGCTCGAAACCCTCCGGGGCATCAAGGCGATCGCCCCGAAGCTCCCGGTGATCATCCTGACGGGCCATGCCGACTCCGAGGCCCTGTGCACGGGCATGGAATCCGGGGCCTTCGACTATCTCCTGAAGCCGGTGGGAACAGACGAGCTGTATTTCAAGATCCTGGACGCGGTGGGCATGCGCCGCAGGACTAGGGACTGA